The following coding sequences are from one Anguilla anguilla isolate fAngAng1 chromosome 12, fAngAng1.pri, whole genome shotgun sequence window:
- the arcn1b gene encoding archain 1b, whose protein sequence is MVLLAAALCTKAGKAVVSRQFVEMTRTRVEGLLAAFPKLMNTGKQHTFVETESVRYVYQPLEKLYMVLITTKNSNILEDLETLRLFSRVIPEYCRVLEEGEVAEHCFDLIFAFDEIVALGYRENVNLAQIRTFTEMDSHEEKVFRAVRETQEREAKAEMRRKAKELQQARRDAERSGKKAPGFGGFGSSGTGSGNSAAIITDALFEPEKPKAAPAPVRPSGSSKALKLGARGKEVDSFVSKLKSEGVDVIAPSSGKRSSEASKVLPAPVNVESVHMRVEEKLSLTCGRDGGLQNMEVLGMIILRVSSDKTGRIHLHLSNKDSRGLQLQTHPNVDKKLFSTDSILGLKNPEKSFPLNSDVGVLKWRLQSTDDSLIPLTINCWPSEGATGCDVNIEYELQEEGLELNDVVITIPIPSGVGAPVIGDLDGEYRHDGRRNVLEWCLPVIDAKNKTGSLEFSMAGQPNDFFPVHVSFVSKHNYCDIQVVKVTQVDGDVPVKFSSETAFLVDKYEIL, encoded by the exons GTGCTGTTGGCGGCGGCCTTGTGCACCAAGGCGGGCAAGGCGGTGGTGTCGCGGCAGTTCGTGGAGATGACGCGGACGCGCGTGGAGGGCCTGCTGGCCGCCTTCCCCAAGCTGATGAACACGGGCAAGCAGCACACCTTCGTGGAGACGGAGAGCGTCCGCTACGTCTACCAGCCCCTGGAGAAGCTCTACATGGTGCTCATCACCACCAAGAACAGCAACAtcctggaggacctggagaCCCTGCGGCTCTTCTCCCGCGTG ATCCCAGAGTACTGTCGCGTGCTGGAGGAGGGCGAGGTCGCGGAGCACTGCTTCGACCTCATCTTCGCCTTCGACGAGATCGTGGCCCTGGGGTACAGGGAGAACGTTAACCTGGCCCAGATCCGCACCTTCACCGAGATGGACTCGCACGAGGAGAAGGTGTTCCGCGCTGTCAGAGAG acCCAGGAGCGCGAGGCCAAAGCGGAGATGCGGCGGAAGGCCAAAGAGCTGCAGCAGGCTCGGCGCGAcgcggaacgttccggaaagAAAGCGCCCGGCTTCGGGGGGTTCGGCAGCTCGGGGACGGGCAGCGGCAACTCCGCCGCCATCATCACCGACGCCCTCTTCGAGCCGGAGAAGCCGAAGGCGGCACCAGCGCCCGTCAG GCCCTCCGGCTCCAGTAAGGCCCTGAAGCTGGGGGCTCGGGGGAAGGAGGTGGACAGCTTCGTGAGCAAGCTGAAGTCTGAAGGCGTGGATGTCATCGCGCCCTCTTCAGGAAAGAGGTCCTCAGAGGCGTCTAAAGTCCTGCCTGCCCCCGTCAATGTGGAGAG TGTTCACATGAGGGTTGAAGAGAAGCTCTCCCTGACCtgcgggcgggacggggggctgCAGAACATGGAGGTTCTGGGCATGATCATCCTGAGAGTGAGCAGCGACAAGACGGGCCGCATCCACCTGCACCTGAGCAACAAGGACAGCCGaggcctgcagctgcag ACCCACCCCAATGTGGATAAGAAGCTCTTCAGCACGGATTCCATCCTCGGGCTGAAGAACCCGGAGAAGTCCTTCCCTCTCAACAGTGATGTGGGCGTGCTGAAGTGGAGACTGCAGAGCACAGACGACTCCCTAATCCCTCTAACCA TAAATTGTTGGCCATCAGAGGGCGCCACAGGCTGCGATGTGAACATTGAGTATGAGCTTCAGGAGGAGGGGCTTGAACTTAACGATGTCGTCATCACCATTCCCATTCC GTCAGGAGTGGGAGCACCAGTGATCGGCGACCTGGACGGCGAATACAGACATGACGGCAGGCGGAACGTTCTGGAGTGGTGCCTCCCCGTCATCGACGCCAAGAACAAGACGGGCAGCCTGGAGTTCAGCATGGCCGGCCAGCCGAACGACTTCTTCCCCGTCCACGTCTCCTTCGTCTCCAAGCACAACTACTGCGACATACAG GTCGTCAAGGTGACGCAGGTGGACGGAGACGTGCCGGTGAAGTTCTCCTCGGAGACGGCGTTCCTGGTGGACAAGTACGAGATCCTGTAA